A single genomic interval of Flavobacterium sp. N2820 harbors:
- a CDS encoding electron transfer flavoprotein subunit beta/FixA family protein: protein MKILVCISHVPDTTSKINFTNGDSEFDTNGVQFVINPNDEFGLTRAIWFKEQQGANVTVVNVGGADAEATLRKALAIGADEAIRINANPTDGMFVAKQLAEVIKNGGYDLVIAGKESLDYNGGMVPGMVAGLLGYNFVNACVGIDVNGNEAKVTREIDGGKETVAASLPLIIGGQKGLVEEKDLRIPNMRGIMMARTKALTLVEPTGDVSATKAIKFEKPAAKSAVKLVSADNLDELISLLHNEAKVI, encoded by the coding sequence ATGAAAATATTAGTTTGCATCAGTCACGTACCTGATACTACTTCAAAGATTAATTTTACTAATGGTGACAGTGAGTTTGACACCAATGGAGTACAATTTGTAATTAATCCAAATGACGAATTTGGTTTAACAAGAGCTATATGGTTTAAAGAACAACAAGGCGCAAATGTTACTGTTGTAAATGTGGGAGGAGCAGACGCTGAAGCAACATTAAGAAAAGCATTAGCAATTGGAGCTGACGAAGCAATTCGCATAAACGCAAACCCAACAGACGGAATGTTTGTTGCTAAACAATTAGCTGAAGTAATCAAAAACGGAGGTTATGATTTAGTAATTGCTGGCAAAGAATCATTAGATTATAATGGCGGAATGGTTCCAGGAATGGTTGCTGGATTATTAGGTTACAATTTTGTAAACGCTTGTGTTGGAATTGATGTAAACGGAAACGAAGCTAAAGTAACAAGAGAAATTGATGGTGGTAAAGAAACTGTTGCTGCAAGTTTGCCTTTAATTATTGGCGGACAAAAAGGTTTAGTTGAAGAAAAAGATTTACGTATTCCAAACATGAGAGGCATCATGATGGCAAGAACTAAAGCGTTAACTTTAGTTGAACCAACAGGGGATGTATCAGCTACAAAAGCAATTAAATTTGAAAAACCAGCTGCAAAATCAGCGGTTAAATTAGTAAGTGCAGATAATTTAGACGAATTAATTAGTTTGTTACACAACGAAGCTAAAGTTATTTAA
- a CDS encoding bifunctional nuclease family protein: MSLVKLNIKGISYSQTQNGAYALILNEVDGDRKLPIVIGAFEAQSIAIALEKEIKPPRPLTHDLFKNFADRFDIVVKQVIIHKLVDGVFYSSIICERDKIEEIIDARTSDAIALALRFSAPIFTYKNILDKAGIYLSINPNDNEKINEENDDVLSTPENFGEEDDVVVPADNYTGFTLKELYSKLEEAVQNEDYEKAAKIRDEISKKES, from the coding sequence ATGAGTCTCGTAAAACTAAACATAAAGGGAATTTCATACAGCCAAACGCAAAATGGAGCATATGCCTTGATTTTAAATGAAGTGGATGGCGACAGAAAACTCCCAATTGTTATAGGCGCCTTTGAAGCACAATCTATAGCGATTGCACTAGAGAAGGAAATTAAACCTCCTCGCCCACTCACACATGATTTATTCAAAAACTTTGCTGACCGTTTTGATATTGTTGTCAAACAAGTTATTATCCATAAATTAGTAGATGGTGTTTTTTATTCAAGCATTATTTGCGAAAGAGACAAAATAGAAGAAATAATCGATGCCCGCACATCAGATGCTATTGCGTTAGCATTACGTTTTAGTGCTCCAATTTTTACTTATAAAAACATTTTAGACAAAGCAGGAATTTATCTTAGCATTAACCCCAATGATAATGAAAAGATAAATGAAGAAAACGATGATGTTCTTTCAACACCAGAAAATTTTGGAGAGGAAGATGATGTCGTTGTACCTGCTGATAATTATACTGGCTTTACTTTAAAGGAATTATACAGTAAATTAGAGGAAGCAGTACAAAATGAAGACTACGAAAAAGCAGCAAAAATTAGAGATGAAATCTCAAAAAAAGAATCTTAA
- a CDS encoding electron transfer flavoprotein subunit alpha/FixB family protein produces the protein MSILIYAESAEGKIKKVAFELASYAKKVASSMGTSVTAVTINNADNNALAAYGVDKVLNVSNEKLNNFSAKAYADVIVQAAKKEGAQLILVSSSTDSLYLAPLVAVALEAGYASNVVALPESTSPFQVKRTAFSNKAFNITEISTPVKVLGIAKNSFGLVESATSLTEENFAPSLNDADFGIKVENVEKVSGKVTIADAEIVVSAGRGMKGPENWGMIEELASVLGAATACSKPVSDIGWRPHSEHVGQTGKPVASNLYIAVGISGAIQHIAGINSSKVKVVINTDPEAPFFKVADYGVVGDAFTVVPQLIEKLKAFKASNS, from the coding sequence ATGTCAATATTAATATATGCTGAATCAGCAGAAGGAAAAATTAAAAAAGTAGCATTCGAATTAGCTTCTTACGCAAAAAAAGTAGCTTCTTCAATGGGAACAAGCGTTACTGCTGTAACAATAAACAATGCAGATAATAATGCATTAGCAGCTTACGGAGTAGACAAAGTTTTAAACGTTTCAAACGAAAAGTTAAATAACTTTAGTGCAAAGGCTTATGCAGATGTTATTGTACAAGCAGCTAAAAAAGAAGGAGCTCAACTTATATTAGTTTCTTCATCAACAGATAGTCTATATTTAGCTCCGCTAGTAGCTGTAGCTCTAGAAGCTGGTTATGCTTCAAACGTAGTTGCTTTACCTGAAAGCACATCTCCTTTCCAAGTTAAAAGAACTGCTTTTTCAAACAAAGCATTCAATATTACCGAAATTTCAACTCCAGTAAAAGTGTTAGGAATTGCTAAAAATTCTTTTGGATTGGTAGAAAGCGCAACTTCATTAACTGAAGAAAATTTCGCACCCTCTTTAAACGATGCTGATTTTGGAATAAAAGTAGAAAACGTAGAAAAAGTTTCTGGAAAAGTAACTATAGCTGATGCTGAAATCGTAGTTTCTGCTGGTCGTGGAATGAAAGGGCCGGAAAATTGGGGAATGATTGAGGAATTAGCCTCTGTTTTAGGTGCTGCAACAGCATGTTCTAAACCCGTTTCTGATATTGGATGGAGACCACACAGCGAACACGTGGGACAAACTGGAAAACCAGTAGCTTCTAACTTGTATATTGCAGTTGGTATTTCTGGAGCAATTCAACATATTGCAGGTATTAACTCCTCAAAAGTAAAAGTAGTTATCAACACAGATCCAGAAGCACCGTTCTTTAAAGTTGCTGATTATGGAGTTGTTGGTGATGCATTCACAGTAGTACCTCAATTAATTGAAAAATTAAAAGCTTTTAAAGCAAGCAACTCTTAA
- a CDS encoding NupC/NupG family nucleoside CNT transporter, which yields MYKNIIYIIALLFSISVGAQEIEKKWQLSSSQKDYLELKGGAYELNISTDSLNQKGDYLVQDNFIFLFENGSDSPTKRFVIETKTDSTLTLKNKGKAYSFFASNKATKAVVVNGEIKPNEGFSINSMLRGILGMVALLAIAYLFSSNKKGINWKTVFIGLAIQLILAIGVLKVEFIKTGFEFVGGLFVKVLDFTRAGSEFLLGGMMNVDNFGFIFLFQVLPTIIFFSALTSLLFYLGIIQIVVKGMATVLTKLMNISGAEGLSTAGNIFLGQTEAPLMIKAYLDKMNRSEIFLVMVGGMATVAGGVLAAYISFLGGDDQALRLEFAKHLLAASVMAAPGAIIISKILCPQTETINAEIEVTKEKIGSNILDAIATGTTEGLKLAANVAAMLLVFIAFIAMINFTFGKIGLWTGLNDVIATYTPYKTFSLETILGIIFSPLMWVIGIAKEDMMLMGQLLGIKLAASEFVGYIQLAELKNVANEVHFSFNKSVIMATYMLCGFANFASIGIQIGGIGSLAPNQRKTLSELGLKAVLGGSLASLLSATIAGMIIG from the coding sequence ATGTATAAAAATATCATCTATATAATCGCACTACTTTTTAGTATTTCGGTTGGAGCTCAAGAAATTGAAAAAAAATGGCAACTTTCAAGCTCGCAAAAAGACTATTTAGAATTAAAAGGGGGTGCTTACGAATTAAACATTTCAACAGATAGTTTAAATCAAAAAGGAGATTATTTAGTACAAGATAATTTTATTTTTCTCTTTGAAAACGGTTCCGATTCTCCAACAAAACGATTTGTAATTGAAACTAAAACCGATTCAACACTAACATTAAAGAATAAAGGAAAAGCCTATTCTTTTTTTGCCTCAAACAAAGCTACTAAAGCCGTCGTTGTTAATGGTGAAATTAAACCAAACGAAGGTTTTTCAATAAATAGTATGCTAAGAGGAATTCTTGGAATGGTTGCGTTATTAGCAATTGCTTATTTATTTAGCTCCAATAAAAAAGGAATCAATTGGAAAACTGTTTTTATTGGATTGGCAATTCAATTAATACTTGCAATAGGTGTACTAAAAGTAGAATTTATAAAAACCGGATTTGAATTTGTAGGCGGATTATTTGTAAAAGTATTAGATTTCACAAGAGCAGGTAGTGAATTTTTATTAGGCGGAATGATGAATGTAGATAATTTTGGATTCATATTTTTATTCCAAGTTTTACCAACAATTATTTTCTTTTCCGCGCTAACTTCGCTATTGTTTTATCTAGGAATTATACAAATTGTTGTAAAAGGAATGGCTACTGTTTTAACTAAATTAATGAATATTTCTGGAGCAGAAGGTTTATCTACTGCAGGAAATATTTTCTTAGGACAAACAGAAGCTCCTTTGATGATTAAGGCTTATTTAGACAAAATGAATCGTAGCGAAATTTTCTTAGTAATGGTAGGCGGAATGGCAACTGTTGCTGGAGGCGTTTTAGCAGCTTACATTAGCTTTTTAGGAGGGGATGACCAAGCTTTACGTTTAGAATTTGCAAAACACTTATTAGCAGCATCAGTAATGGCAGCACCAGGAGCCATAATAATTTCAAAAATACTTTGCCCACAAACTGAAACAATTAATGCTGAAATAGAAGTTACAAAAGAAAAAATTGGCTCAAATATATTAGACGCAATTGCAACTGGAACTACTGAAGGATTAAAATTAGCAGCAAATGTAGCGGCTATGCTTTTGGTTTTCATCGCCTTTATTGCCATGATTAATTTTACATTTGGAAAAATTGGCCTTTGGACTGGACTTAATGATGTTATTGCTACATACACCCCTTATAAAACATTTTCATTAGAAACTATTTTAGGAATTATTTTCTCCCCTTTAATGTGGGTAATTGGAATTGCAAAAGAAGACATGATGCTTATGGGGCAATTATTAGGAATTAAATTAGCTGCATCTGAATTTGTTGGTTATATCCAATTAGCAGAATTGAAAAATGTTGCTAATGAAGTACATTTTTCCTTTAACAAATCGGTAATTATGGCGACCTATATGTTATGTGGTTTTGCCAACTTTGCTTCTATTGG